Proteins co-encoded in one Cytophaga hutchinsonii ATCC 33406 genomic window:
- a CDS encoding ABC transporter ATP-binding protein, with protein sequence MSDIAIQVENISKMYRLGALGGGTLVSDVNRFIAKVRGKEDPYAVIGLNDRTSKAESEYVWSLKDINFDIKQGDAVGIIGKNGAGKSTLLKILSQITAPTTGSIKIKGRIASLLEVGTGFHPDLTGRDNIYMNGAILGMSRAEVRNKFDEIVEFSGVEKYIDTPVKRYSSGMYVRLAFAVAAHLEPEILIVDEVLAVGDAEFQKKCLGKMQDVNSKDGRTVLFVSHNMGAVAELCRSGIVLSNGNLKFMGSNSEAIAFYSRIDSDQNAEGYKANELTAALKQNYIASINVLNQDGHANTEFLFDDRITIKLVLKSNTGKIDTTLGLALLNKNLNRVFTLHRVIQADKSACEVEITLPAQFIAPNLYSFHAALFIPNKIVFDNIETVCPIKIIDNGTEFTAYEGLDYGNVIIHAEWRIN encoded by the coding sequence ATGTCAGATATAGCCATTCAGGTTGAGAATATATCAAAGATGTATCGGTTGGGTGCATTGGGAGGAGGTACATTAGTTTCTGATGTAAACAGATTTATTGCTAAAGTACGTGGGAAAGAAGATCCGTATGCAGTGATCGGCTTAAACGACCGTACATCTAAAGCAGAAAGCGAATACGTGTGGTCGTTAAAAGATATTAATTTTGATATTAAACAAGGAGATGCCGTAGGCATTATCGGTAAGAATGGTGCAGGCAAAAGTACGTTACTCAAAATTCTGTCTCAAATAACAGCTCCTACAACCGGGAGTATAAAAATTAAAGGCCGTATTGCATCTCTGTTAGAAGTAGGTACCGGATTTCATCCGGACCTTACCGGTAGAGATAACATTTACATGAATGGCGCTATCCTGGGCATGTCACGCGCCGAGGTGCGAAACAAGTTTGATGAAATTGTTGAATTCTCTGGTGTAGAAAAATATATTGATACACCCGTTAAAAGATATAGTTCGGGTATGTACGTGCGTTTAGCATTTGCTGTTGCCGCACATCTTGAACCGGAAATTTTGATTGTAGATGAAGTACTAGCCGTTGGTGATGCGGAGTTTCAAAAAAAATGCCTGGGCAAAATGCAGGATGTGAATAGCAAAGACGGCCGTACCGTATTATTTGTAAGCCACAATATGGGTGCCGTAGCAGAGCTGTGCCGCTCAGGTATTGTACTTTCAAACGGCAACCTCAAATTTATGGGAAGTAATTCGGAAGCAATCGCTTTTTATTCCCGCATCGATTCCGATCAGAATGCTGAAGGATACAAAGCCAATGAATTAACAGCTGCATTAAAACAGAATTATATTGCTTCTATCAATGTGCTGAATCAGGATGGACATGCCAATACGGAATTTTTGTTTGATGACAGGATTACAATTAAACTAGTATTAAAAAGTAATACAGGTAAAATTGACACAACACTTGGATTGGCCTTATTAAATAAAAATCTGAACCGCGTATTTACATTGCATAGAGTTATTCAGGCAGATAAAAGTGCGTGTGAAGTTGAAATAACATTGCCTGCTCAATTTATAGCACCCAATTTATATTCATTCCATGCGGCATTATTTATTCCCAATAAAATAGTCTTTGATAATATTGAAACCGTTTGCCCGATAAAGATTATTGATAACGGTACTGAATTTACTGCATATGAAGGCTTGGATTACGG
- a CDS encoding ABC transporter permease — MEDNKDWDIYIQPESPWFELRLKEVWRYKDLIYMFIKRDFVAQYKQTILGPLWFIIQPLITTLTYVIVFGNIANLSTDGQPKLLFYMSGILFWNYFSTSFLRTSETFSANAGIFGKVYFPRLTVPIASVCSSFISFLIQFLLLLIIYAAYILNGLSFEWNWAMLLLPVLMILSAVQALGFGIIISSMTTKYRDLKYLISFGIQLLMYATPVVYPLSAVTDVRLAWILKLNPMTAIIETFRYALLGSGTLNVSLLIYSSVISFVVLLLGMSVFNRVQKNFMDTI; from the coding sequence ATGGAAGATAATAAGGATTGGGATATATACATACAGCCAGAATCTCCCTGGTTTGAATTGCGTCTGAAAGAAGTATGGCGATACAAAGATCTTATATACATGTTTATTAAACGCGATTTTGTCGCGCAATATAAACAGACTATTTTAGGTCCGTTGTGGTTTATTATTCAGCCGCTTATTACAACGCTTACCTATGTTATCGTTTTCGGAAACATCGCAAACCTATCTACAGATGGGCAGCCGAAACTGCTTTTTTATATGAGCGGTATTTTATTCTGGAATTACTTTTCCACTTCTTTTTTGCGAACCTCTGAAACATTTTCAGCTAATGCAGGAATTTTTGGTAAGGTTTATTTTCCAAGATTAACCGTGCCTATTGCAAGTGTGTGCAGTTCGTTCATTTCTTTTCTGATTCAGTTTTTATTGTTACTGATAATTTATGCAGCCTATATCTTGAATGGACTTTCGTTTGAATGGAACTGGGCTATGTTATTATTGCCTGTATTAATGATCCTCAGCGCTGTGCAGGCATTGGGTTTTGGAATTATTATTTCTTCCATGACAACAAAATACAGAGATTTAAAATACCTGATTTCTTTTGGTATACAACTATTGATGTATGCTACGCCTGTTGTTTACCCATTGTCTGCTGTAACAGATGTGCGGTTGGCATGGATATTAAAACTAAATCCAATGACAGCCATTATTGAAACATTTCGATATGCATTGCTTGGTTCAGGCACACTGAATGTTTCATTGCTTATCTATTCATCGGTTATATCCTTCGTTGTGCTGTTGTTGGGTATGTCTGTTTTTAATAGAGTTCAGAAAAATTTTATGGATACCATTTAA